CTCAATCAGGTGGTGGCGGACTTCCTGGAGGCGGAGGACCCCCGACGGATTGACCACTTTCAGGCGTGAGTAGGCCGCCTATGACTATGGACGGATGTTACTGGCGCGCCGCTGGGCACCCGGTAGACTGCCCCCATGACGAACTCTTTCGATTTCGACCTCCTCGTGATCGGGGCTGGTCCGGGCGGCTATCACGCGGCGATCCGGGCGGCGCAGCTCGGGCTCAAGGTGGCCTGCGCCGAGCGGGAAGCGGTGGGCGGCGTGTGCCTCAACGTGGGCTGCATTCCCACCAAGGCGCTGCTGCACGCGGGCGAGACCCTGGCCGCCGCCCGCCACGCCTCGGACTTCGGCCTGACCTTCGGCGAGCAGGCGCTGAACATCCCCAAGCTCAACGCCTGGAAGGACGGCATCGTCAAGAAGCTCACGGGCGGCGTGGCGAGCCTCTTCAAGGCGAACAAGGTCACCCACCTGATCGGCCAGGCGAGCTTCGTGGACCCCCATACGGTCAAGGTGGGCGACAAGACCTACACGGCGGCGAACATCATCATCGCCACCGGCTCGGAGCCCGCCCGCCTGCCCGGCCTGGAGGTGGACCAGCAGGGGATCGTGGACTCCACGGGCGCCCTGGTCGTCCCCGACCCCGTTCCCGCCCGGATGCTGTGTGTCGGCGGGGGCGTGATCTCCTTCGAGTTCGCGCACGTGTACAACAACCTGGGGTCCAAGGTCAGGATCATCGAGTTCCTGCCGACGATTATCCCCGGCGCCGATGCCGACGCGGTCCGCGAATTCGGCAAGGC
This genomic interval from Deinococcus aerius contains the following:
- a CDS encoding FAD-dependent oxidoreductase, coding for MTNSFDFDLLVIGAGPGGYHAAIRAAQLGLKVACAEREAVGGVCLNVGCIPTKALLHAGETLAAARHASDFGLTFGEQALNIPKLNAWKDGIVKKLTGGVASLFKANKVTHLIGQASFVDPHTVKVGDKTYTAANIIIATGSEPARLPGLEVDQQGIVDSTGALVVPDPVPARMLCVGGGVISFEFAHVYNNLGSKVRIIEFLPTIIPGADADAVREFGKA